In one Rutidosis leptorrhynchoides isolate AG116_Rl617_1_P2 chromosome 8, CSIRO_AGI_Rlap_v1, whole genome shotgun sequence genomic region, the following are encoded:
- the LOC139864151 gene encoding LOW QUALITY PROTEIN: uncharacterized protein (The sequence of the model RefSeq protein was modified relative to this genomic sequence to represent the inferred CDS: substituted 1 base at 1 genomic stop codon) encodes MKKPITTSATTPIAAFRRPGFTRLTSYFLTFILAYYIGYLSSLSNPPSNNQNRHNLTAPTTSIKQPLEISIITYDHNKFQTRCIEPIPHQLVRQTIINRVFNGTSPYKSFPQPYIKPLLRSKRIKGWGSTGVVFKKLIHKVKPKIIIEIGTFLGASAIHMAELTSXLGLNTQIICIDDFRGWPGLPKKLGDFRMINGDTTLLYQFIQNVVYVNATDNITFLPFSTTSALEKLCEWGVFGDLIEVDAGHDFHSAWSDINRAYKLLRPGGVIFGHDYFTVADSRGVRRAVDMFARVNGLRVKADGQHWVLESM; translated from the coding sequence ATGAAAAAACCGATAACCACCTCTGCTACCACCCCGATCGCTGCTTTTCGCCGCCCGGGCTTCACCAGACTAACATCCTACTTTCTCACTTTCATCCTCGCTTATTACATCGGATACTTATCCTCTCTTTCAAACCCTCCATCTAATAATCAAAACCGCCATAACCTTACCGCCCCCACCACCTCAATTAAACAACCATTAGAAATCTCAATTATTACCTATGATCACAACAAGTTCCAAACACGTTGTATCGAACCAATTCCACATCAACTCGTCCGCCAAACGATCATCAACCGCGTTTTCAATGGGACATCCCCTTATAAAAGTTTCCCACAACCATACATCAAACCGCTATTACGGTCCAAAAGAATCAAAGGGTGGGGATCAACCGGGGTGGTTTTCAAGAAACTCATTCATAAAGTCAAACCCAAGATTATTATAGAAATTGGCACGTTTCTTGGTGCCTCAGCTATTCACATGGCCGAGCTGACTAGTTAGCTCGGCCTGAACACTCAAATTATATGCATAGACGATTTTCGTGGTTGGCCTGGTTTACCAAAGAAGCTAGGGGACTTCAGAATGATAAATGGTGACACTACTTTGTTGTACCAATTTATTCAAAATGTAGTTTATGTAAATGCAACAGATAATATTACATTTTTGCCCTTTTCGACTACTTCAGCTCTAGAGAAGCTATGCGAGTGGGGTGTGTTTGGAGACTTGATTGAAGTCGATGCGGGCCATGATTTTCATTCGGCTTGGTCGGATATTAATCGTGCTTATAAGTTACTGAGGCCGGGTGGGGTGATATTCGGGCATGATTATTTTACGGTTGCGGACAGTAGAGGCGTTAGAAGGGCAGTAGATATGTTTGCTCGAGTCAACGGTCTTCGAGTCAAGGCGGATGGGCAACACTGGGTACTTGAGTCGATGTAG
- the LOC139862424 gene encoding notchless protein homolog, which produces MEIDGGEESREVNNSVMCQLSDPQGNSLGASMYLPQIVGPKELQQMVNKLLNNEEKLPYAFYISDQELVVQLGDYLQKNKVSVEKVITIVYQPQAVFRIRPVNRCSSTIAGHTEAVLSVAFSPDGQQLASGSGDTTVRLWDLNTQTPMFTCTGHKNWVLCIAWSPDGKHLVSGSKSGELQCWDPRTGKSSGNLLTGHKKWITGISWEPVHLKSPSRRFVTSSKDGDARIWDVTLRKSVIILSGHTLAVTCVKWGGDGFIYTGSQDCTIKVWETTQGKLIRELKGHGHWVNSLALSTEYVLRTGAFDHTHKHYSSPEEMQEAALERYNKTKGNAPERLVSGSDDFTMFLWEPSVSKHPKARMTGHQQLVNHVYFSPDGQWIASASFDKSVKLWNGITGKFVKVFRGHVGPVYQISWSADCRLLLSGSKDSTLKVWDIRTGKLKQDLPGHADEVFAVDWSPDGEKVASGGRDRVLKLWMG; this is translated from the exons ATGGAGATAGACGGAGGGGAAGAATCAAGAGAGGTGAACAACAGCGTCATGTGTCAATTATCAGATCCTCAAGGAAATAGTCTTGGTGCTTCTATGTATCTTCCTCAAATCGTTGGCCCTAAAGAGCTTCAACAGATGGTTAACAAGTTGCTTAACAAT GAGGAAAAACTGCCATATGCGTTTTATATATCTGACCAGGAGCTTGTTGTACAATTAGGAGATTACTTACAGAAAAATAAAG TTTCTGTGGAGAAGGTAATTACGATAGTGTATCAGCCTCAGGCAGTTTTTCGGATTCGTCCAGTTAATCGTTGTTCTTCTACAATCGCTG GTCACACAGAGGCTGTACTTTCAGTTGCTTTTAGTCCTGATGGACAACAGTTGGCTAGTGGTTCAGGTGACACAACTGTTCGGCTGTGGGACTTGAATACCCAAACGCCTATGTTTACTTGTACAG GGCACAAGAATTGGGTTCTTTGTATTGCATGGTCACCAGATGGTAAGCATCTTGTTAGTGGGAGCAAGTCTGGAGAACTTCAATGTTGGGACCCACGGACTGGCAAATCATCCGGCAATCTGCTTACT GGACACAAAAAGTGGATTACTGGTATATCGTGGGAGCCAGTACATTTAAAATCTCCATCTCGTCGGTTTGTTACGTCTAGTAAAGATGGTGATGCACGAATATGGGACGTTACATTGAGGAAAAGCGTTATAATTCTTAGCGGACACACTCTTGCAGTTACTTGTGTAAAATGGGGTGGAGATGGATTCATATATACTGG ATCTCAAGACTGTACAATTAAAGTGTGGGAAACTACTCAGGGAAAACTGATTCGTGAACTGAAG GGTCATGGGCATTGGGTGAATTCACTGGCATTAAGTACCGAGTATGTTCTTCGAACTGGTGCTTTTGATCATACACATAAACATTATTCGTCTCCAGAAGAGATGCAGGAG GCAGCTTTAGAAAGATACAACAAGACGAAGGGTAATGCTCCCGAAAGGTTGGTCTCTGGTAGTGACGATTTTACCATGTTTCTCTGGGAACCTTCTGTTAGCAAGCACCCGAAAGCTAGGATGACAGGTCATCAGCAG CTGGTAAACCATGTTTACTTTTCACCTGATGGGCAATGGATTGCTAGTGCTTCATTTGACAAATCTGTGAAATTATGGAATGGAATTACTGGGAAATTTGTTAAAGTCTTCCGGGGTCATGTGGGGCCTGTTTATCAGATAAG CTGGTCTGCTGATTGTAGGCTTCTATTGAGTGGTAGCAAGGACTCTACATTAAAG GTTTGGGACATCCGGACAGGTAAATTGAAGCAAGACCTTCCGGGTCATGCAGATGAG GTTTTTGCTGTCGATTGGAGTCCAGATGGTGAGAAAGTAGCATCGGGTGGTAGGGATAGAGTTTTGAAACTTTGGATGGGCTAA